From Acinonyx jubatus isolate Ajub_Pintada_27869175 chromosome E2, VMU_Ajub_asm_v1.0, whole genome shotgun sequence:
attcaaatccaggtctgtggGTTGTTAGAGGGTCCagtctcctgcctccttctccctcgGTTTTGGAACCCGAGGCCCAGGCAGGCCATGGGGCCTTTTACCTGGTCCCAAGGCAAGTGGAATAGAGAAGTTGGAGGAGAGACATTTGAGAGTGACAAGACATGGCTTCCTGACTTATTAGATGTTGGGGGCCAGGAACTAGGAATCCAGGACCATACCTAGGTCTCTAGCCTGGTGACAAAGTGGCAGAGGGGCCATCCCTGAGCTGGACATCAGGTAGGACAAGGGAAAGGTTTGGATATGTTTGTGGAGGGAGTTGTTCCAGAAGGCAGCTGGGCACGGGTCTGGGACTCAGATGAGACTGGCTGCCCCCCAGGCAGAGTGTGGGGATCGACTAGTGATGTCTGCCTTGAGCAAAGACAGGGAAAGTGGCTGTCAAAGGCTTGGCTAGCCCTGGGACCGAGGGTCTCTCAGCATCATCCCCTCAATCATTTCAGAATATAAACAGATTATGAGGGAGCTTCTTCTGGAGAGATGGGAAGATTCCTCCTTGGATATCACTTAGGTGCTTTTCAGTGCAGGAAGGTGAAAGCTGGAGGAGGCTGGAAGCACAGGAGGCCTTGGGTTTTCCACAGGAGTCTTTATTACAGTGTAAATCCAAGCTCAGGCCTCCCCTGGGCCCCATGCAAAACCCTGGCTTTGGGGCTAGTGGCATCCAGGAGACACCAATCTCTGACGGCGCCTCCAGCGGCAGGGTCGCGGAAGTGCAGGGCGGGCGCCCTATCTAGGCAACTACAACTCCCAGCAGGCGCCGCGGGCAAGGTGCCTCGCCTTTCCTGGACTCCTAGAGCAGAGCCTCTTGGGAAATGTAGTCCTGGCCGCTCAGGCAATTTGCACAAACTCCCTGGTGCGAGTGATCCAGACACCCGCCGGGAAATGGCTCGGGCGGAGGCGGCGGGAGGGTGGGGATGGAAGGGAGATGGAGTTGGGCAGAGGGCTGCGGGGGATGGGGGCAGGCGTCCCGAGGGCAGAGACACCCCTTTCATTCGGCTTTGGCTTTGGATCCAGAGACTGCGGCTGCTGCCGAGGCAAGGGCTCCGGACCCTGGGATCTTAGCTCGGATCCTGAGGGAGAAGCAAGCGGAGTCACAGGTTGGAGCAAGAGACCCATAGGAATCTGAGAACTAAGGGGAAATCGGGACGGGGGAGCTAGCTGTGGGCCCAAAGCCAGCCCCTACCCTTCACCTAATGGCCTGcattgggattgtctgtctccctttgAGGAGGGGGCATTGGCCCCAAGAGATTTAGGAACAGGTaatatctgggggaaaaaattcctaagcttccccctcccccagcccatctGTCTCCATTCCGTGCCCTTACTTAGCTTTGATGTGGCTCAACTGATTGGTCACCAATCCCACATACTGGTCCATCTGGGCCTGGGGAGACCAAGAAGGAGAGATTGGAGGGGTTCTTCTCCCCAGTTCATTCAGGAggctgcctccacccccacctccacttgAGAAATTGGGGAAGGTGGTCCACTACTCAACTCGAAACCTAGCACCATACCCTTGGAAATCAGAAGTTCGAGCCGACGTGTCCGTCAGTTGGGCCAAGCTCTGCGTGGGGAATGATGTCAGGTAGACAAGAATTTGCCAGTAAGTCTGCTTCCTGGGCATGACTATGAATCTCTGAGTGAGTCCTACGTGAGTGCGTCTGTGTGTGAGTCGGGTGAGAGTAGAGGGAACTAACGTTAGTTGCCAAGTTCCTGCGTGGATTGACTTAAATCCTGGTTCAATTCGCAGTGTTACTGACTTTCGGAGTCTTGATGATGCCGGCATGGGAGGGACTTAGGACTGTCTCTGGCAGACACGTGTATCACTTGGTCGTCAGCTGTGCTGGAGAAGGGATCGTCAGTCCATCTGCCTGTCTCCGGATAGGATATATGTCAGTTGGCCTCTGGTTCTGTCAGTGTTCCGGACAACAGTCCTCTGGCCGGATACTGACCTCGAGGTCAGTCCCTGGCAGTTTCAGGGTGAAAACATCAGTTAGGCCACCTGCCTTGGGGTGGGGCATGTCAGTCACACCCTGACTCTTTCGGGGCAGAAACACCAATTGGTCCTCCTGTCTCTGACGGGGACATCCGTCCACAGGACCCTGGCTgtggcagagggggtgggggtcatCAGACCACCCATATTTGGCTGGGACACTGCCGACCGAGGTCCTGTCACACTCACCTGGTGTTGCCGGTACAGGAAGGGGACAGTGAATAAACCGATCACTCCTGTAGGCACAGAAATGGAGGTCAGGGTTCTCCTAAGACATTAACAGTTCCATCTAGAACCCTGTCCCCCCACCAAACCCCAATGACCCACttccccacctgctccccacaGCCTTCCCGGCTCACCCAGAATCAGAAGAGTCAAACCATTGAAGACGGCACCCACGAAGGTCAAGATGTAGAAGAGAAGGGCCAGCTGGGAGGGAGGGTCAGGTCAGGGTCAGCAGAGCCTAGGGGCACTCCCCAGGTTGCGAACTTACCCAGCAATGGCCCTCCTACCCCCCAAGGGCAGCAAGGCGAATGGTGGGAACCCAGGAGGGGGTAGGAGGGAGTGTAGGTTTCGAGGCACCTTGAGGGAGTCCACAATGTCCTCTACCAGGAAGAAATGCCGCAGCTGGATGGCCAAAGAGACCACTCGGGAGGCAATCTGCTGGGACAGACGTTCCATCTGCTCCCGAGTCAGGGTCAAGTCCACATCCAGATAGGCCCTGAGAGGACAAAGGGGTGTAAGGCAACTCAGTGTGTGGAGCAGCCCAGGCTGAGGGTTGTGGCCGGGACAAGGGCAAGAAATAGGGGTTGAGGAGAAGGCTAGGGCTTTTAGCCCCAGAGAGGGCTAGGGTCAAGGTCAGGGTCAGGAGATGGGATGGAGGATTCAGGGTAAGAGGTTAGGATCGGAGGTTAGGGCTGGAAGTCAGGGTCAGAATGAGGCTGGAGTCACGAATAGGATGGGTCACGAGCAGCGCCTGATTTGAGGTTGAGGGTCAGCCCGGCCAACACTGGGGTTCAGACCGAGGTCGAGGTTAAGGGCCGGGGGTTCTCACTGGAAGGGGTTGGCACCGTCGCCCCGGTGCACGGCCTGCAGCACTTTTCGGTAAACCCTGAGAGAGATGGTGCCACAGAGCAGCAACAGGGCCACGTGGGCGGTCACAGACACGATGCTAAAgtgcaggaggcagaggagggagaccATGAGGCCTGTGAAGACCACACCTGACGTCCTTGTGTCCTTCCAGTACAGCAGGTCCGCCactgtggagggagagggggcgATCAGGCTGGGCTTTGGACCTGGCCTGGCTGATCTCTTGACCTCCCCCTTCCCAACTCGGGGCTGAACCACGACGTCTCGACGCATCTGGCCTGAGCCTGAACTCAATTTCCCAATTTCCCGTTGTCTTCTTTGATTCGGAGCTGCTTCCCCTCGTCTCCTGGAAAACCCAAGGTAGCCAGGTAGCAAGTCCCCTCAGTCTCCGTCCCTCCCATATGTTATGGGTGGATACaatttttagtcattatttatggaaaatggaatcatatatatacttcttttgggttttggttttgctttttagttaGAGAGAACGCGTGCGAgtgcgggcaaggggcagagggagaaagagggagagagaattccaagcgggcaCCACGCTCAGCACGGATCCCGACCTGAGGTTGgattcccacaaccctgggatcatgacctgagtgggaatcaagtcggacactcaaacaactgagccacccaggtgccccctacatatacttttctgtattaTGCACATCCCATTCTCTCCCCCAGCCCTAGAATTCCCTCCTAGTCAGTTGGAATAGCTcttaattcattctctctctctctctctttttttttttaagtttgtttatatattttgagagagagagagacagagagtgcgagaggggtaggggcagagacagaggggagagagaatcccaagcaggctctgcacggtcagcacagagccctctgcggggctcgaactcacaaaccatgagatcatgacccaagctgagatcaagagtctgttgctgacctggctgagccacccaggtgccccttagttcattctttttaagggCCCCATGAGATTCTGTAGTGTGGCTGCACAATCATACATTTCATTCAACCGTGTATTATTGCTGGGTCATTCACTTAGTTTCTTAACCCTCACTCCTCCACCGCGGTGCACGCACCAGCCTTTTACAGATGTTCTTACGTTCTGCAGGGAGGttctatttctgagacagaatCCCAGAGGTGACATGGCTGGATGGACTGGTTATGGATTTTTGAACGCCGTAAATATTATCAGATCGCTTACGAGCAAAACTGTtaacagtttgcatttccacgAGCAACATTCAGAGTGATCTTTTTACAGCATCCCGCCCAGCAATGGTTATTCTTGTTCTTTTGATGGTTTTTGCCAGTCTGACAAGTATAAAGTGATAGCTGCTTGAGACTCCCACCAACACCCTTCTCTAAGTCCTAAATGCATTAATAACAACATCCtccttaaatacatacatatatatatatatatatatatatatatatatatatatataacaacatCCTCCTTTCTAAGCCCTAACTCAAATTTCTGACTCCTTTCTGAGATGCTAAGCTCACCTCACAAGCCCAACCTGAGCCCTGACCAATGACTTCCAGACTCCaacgttttattcatttctttttaaatgggcTCTATGCcggacgtggggtttgaactcatgaccctgagatcaagagtggagATCGAGAGTTACAttctctaccgactgagccagccaggcgcccctccaacgtTTCACTGTGCCCATCTAAACGTTTAACAGCCCTCCCAATAATATGATCCCATCTGAGCCTTGAACCCTTCCAGACCCTCTCCACCCTCACTCTGATGGAACTCTGACCCGTCTTGACTGGTGCCCCTCAGAGTCTGACTCTCCTCACTTCTGTATCTTCCTTATACATAGTCTCCCATCTACCTCTAACTAGGGCAGGCCTCCCCCCACCCGCAATGCAGGGCCCTCCCCTGCAGGCTCCCCAAGGCCTGTGCcagtgggtggaggaggggccgggTCGCCTGAGGCGGGGGCTAAGTTTAGGCacgctggggggagggggcctggcccACAGCTGTGCTGGCCTGTCCAGCTCCTGAGTGACAGCACCGCCTGGgcctgaggctgggggagggggcctcccTGCTCTTGGGCCCCAAAGCCTCTGCCCCGGGGAGAGAGGACCCCACGCTCCCTCCACGCCCTCTCTAGACACCCCtgcagccccccagccccagcctgcagCGCTGGGGAATCCGGGACCAGTAGGAAACATACCGGCAGATTTGAGGGACATAAGAGAGAATCTGGACCCATTTACACAGTCCCCCAACCCCAGTCCCCCCAGCCCGCTCCGAAAGCCCACCTTTACTCCCCATCTCCGCTCCGAGTGAGTGAGAGGCTGCGGACACCGCTACTTCTCAGGGATTTTGCCCACTTCGGTGGAACCCGGAGGGAGGGAATAGGGGGCGGGGCCCCTTTGGACCCAGCCAATGGCTCTCCACAGGGGTGGGGACAGTTCCAAAAAGGGGTGGCTCTTTTGGTAAACACCCGAAAGCAGTGATGTCTATCACCAACCCATGGCGTTTATGGAAGCTAAGCGTATTTTAGAGAAAGGTGGGGTCTACACTGGCCAGTGGATACGGTGAGGCAAGAGGAGAGTTTTTAAAAGGCGTAGAGTTTACTTATAAATGCCCCACGGCCACATCCAGAAGACagccttccccctctccccccgccccccccccaggggatCTGTCCTGTCCAAAGTCAGCCTCTAGGAGGAGCACTCCAAAAGAgggatgattattattattattttttttttagcaatcaGCCAATCCTAAGGCTCAAAGCAGGGCTAACTTCTCAAGTGGGAGGGCGAACTATATAAAGAGCCAATGGCAATCTTAGATAacgggaaaaaaatttttttttaaaggatggagTTTATACCTAGCCAACGTCCACACCTCCTCTTCTCCGCCTCCTCACTTCCTTCGCAAGGTTGGTCCCTTTAAGTTCCATTTCTCCTACCCTCTCTGTGATTCAAAAGAGAACCTTTACTTTACCTAGAAGGAGTGGTTCCAATGTGAATTCTGATTGGTCCGTGCTATCCAGGCACTGCCCCGTGATTGGCTCCCGCTCCAGAGGCCCCCACggctcttcctctttctgggccAGTGAGGGCTCATCAGGCCAAGAGTTCGAATCCCGGGATTGGGATGGGGACGGGGTACCCGCCTGGGGAGTTCCAGAGCCAGGGCTGGGCTGCGGAGTCAAGACTGCCGGAGGCAGAGACTGAGGGACCCCGTGTTGCAGGTCCAGTGCTGGCAGTTAGAGAGAGAAGGCTGTGTGAGCTTTCGCCTTGGAGGTGCCCTGAGGAGAGACCACCCACCCCTGGTGGCTTCGATCCCAGAACCTCGGACATCTCACCTTTCCCAGCCTCTCCAACCTCCGATCCGTCAGGCTCCTCGTCCTCCAGCGGAGTGGAGCTACTGGTGGCAGAATCTTCCCCGGACCCTGCTCCCCGGGCCGCCCAGTCCAGCCGGTTGAGCTGGAGCCCTAGATCCTCCAAGGGGCGTTCTACCGGAGGGGCAGTGTCGGGGTCACCGCGGCGCCCAGGCTCCGGGGATTGGCTCAGGCTGGGGATGCTCTCCAAGCTGTCGCCCAGGCCAGGCTGAGGGGGTGGGTCTCGCGGTTCTGAGACTGAGCGGCCCtggggccgggggcggcgggCAGCTGAATCCCGGCGCGCCCCAGAGCCCACCACACCGTCGAAGGCGATGTAGGAGAAGGTCAGCTCCCTGGGGGTGCCCCAGTCCTGCGACGTGGTCTCTTCCTCGTCGTCCTCTGAGAATTCTCGGGCCGTGTGAAGCTCCCGAAAATCCGAGTCGTCGTTCGCTCCTGCAGTCAGCAAAGGGGGACATAAGCTGCACGAAGCAGGGCCCTGACCCActctccccaaccctcccccccccaactgtGAGCCCCTTCAAGTCCCGCTCTCACGTCCTCCCCCTCCACTTACCTTCTGTGGAGTCAGGGGTAGAAGAGGCTGTAGACGGAGCTTCTTCTGCGAGAGGGAAAGAATCGAAGATTCTTAGAAGCTTAGCCTGTCAAAATCACAGAAGTGTGCCAGTCCTGGAAACTTGGACGGTCCGAGTTAAGGGATCTTAGAATATTTGAATCACAGGACCTTTAGAACATTCTGCATACAGACTGTAAAACCTTACTATACTGCTATCAGGAGCTCAGCCTTCAAATATCCGGGAGTCTTAATCTTAGAATCTTCAAATTAGGACTTTTAGGAAGTTTCAGTtagttcattctttcaacaaccatttattgagcacctgctatataccaggcactgttttagacTGAGAATACAaatgtgaacaaaacagacaaaatccctgccctcgTATAACACTCCATGGGGGAGATAGACAATACAGAATTAAATATATGATGTTGGGTGCTAAGtgtgtagagaaaaataaagcagggtgaggggagagaaatTGAGAGGGTGCTATTTCAGACAGGGTGGTCAGGAAgaccttcttcctctccttcctcctcctcctcctcctcctcttcttcttcttcttcttcttcttcttcttcttcttcttcttcttcttcttcctcctcctcttcctccttttctccttttccttctcttttagtGAGCTCTACGACCAAGGTAGAGTTCGAACTgatggccccaagatcaagagttgcatgcttcaccaactgaggcGGCCAAGCACTCCAGGAAGACTTCTTTgataagatgacatttgagcagagacgaATGAAGTGAGGAAGCCATACAGATGTCCAGGGAAGAgtcttccaggcagagaaaaaagcccagtgcaaaagccctgaggcaggcACTACGTTGGGCATATTTGAGGAACAGGGAGGTGTGAAGGTATGACTGGAACAGAGTGATTGGGTGGGAGACGAAGGCAGAGTGGTGGTCGTGGTGGGGATCATGTAGGGCCTTCCTTCGTAAGCCAAGGTAAGGACACGATCTTAGAATGTTGGGATGATACTCTAAAATGCTGAAATAACAATTCTTGGAATTTTGGCATCTGAACTCCTAAGATATGCAAGTGGCTAGGTCTGAGAATGCTGAAATTCTCTGCTGTGGGAGCCACAGGGGTGTGAGACAGAGAATGTTAGACGAGGACTGTTAGAGATCTCAGTGGGGTCTCAGAGATCGTGGGGATCAGGTCTCAGAGATCATGGGGATCAGGTAAGGCAGTTTCAATTGTGGAACCTAGCCCCTCAGAGCTAGCCTTGGGCTTTGCCTACAGGAGATGCTTAATGCTGTTTGGAAACTGAAATCAGATACCCCCTGCTCCCACCTCGTTTTGGCAGCTGGGGAGTCAGAGGCTGGGAATTAGAGGCTCGGAGTGAAATGGGTTACTACTAATCAGTGGTAAAGCCCACTAaggacccaggagtcctggccccaACCCAGGGATGGTTGTGTCCAAGGGACGGGATATTGGACAATTTGGGCGAGGTCGGGGCAGCCTCTGAGTCTGGGC
This genomic window contains:
- the RTN2 gene encoding reticulon-2 isoform X1; its protein translation is MGQVLPVFAHCKEAPSTASSTPDSTEGANDDSDFRELHTAREFSEDDEEETTSQDWGTPRELTFSYIAFDGVVGSGARRDSAARRPRPQGRSVSEPRDPPPQPGLGDSLESIPSLSQSPEPGRRGDPDTAPPVERPLEDLGLQLNRLDWAARGAGSGEDSATSSSTPLEDEEPDGSEVGEAGKALDLQHGVPQSLPPAVLTPQPSPGSGTPQAGTPSPSQSRDSNSWPDEPSLAQKEEEPWGPLEREPITGQCLDSTDQSEFTLEPLLLVADLLYWKDTRTSGVVFTGLMVSLLCLLHFSIVSVTAHVALLLLCGTISLRVYRKVLQAVHRGDGANPFQAYLDVDLTLTREQMERLSQQIASRVVSLAIQLRHFFLVEDIVDSLKLALLFYILTFVGAVFNGLTLLILGVIGLFTVPFLYRQHQAQMDQYVGLVTNQLSHIKAKIRAKIPGSGALASAAAAVSGSKAKAE
- the RTN2 gene encoding reticulon-2 isoform X2; the encoded protein is MGSKVADLLYWKDTRTSGVVFTGLMVSLLCLLHFSIVSVTAHVALLLLCGTISLRVYRKVLQAVHRGDGANPFQAYLDVDLTLTREQMERLSQQIASRVVSLAIQLRHFFLVEDIVDSLKLALLFYILTFVGAVFNGLTLLILGVIGLFTVPFLYRQHQAQMDQYVGLVTNQLSHIKAKIRAKIPGSGALASAAAAVSGSKAKAE